In a single window of the Drosophila subpulchrella strain 33 F10 #4 breed RU33 chromosome X, RU_Dsub_v1.1 Primary Assembly, whole genome shotgun sequence genome:
- the LOC119556056 gene encoding putative uncharacterized protein DDB_G0274435 yields the protein MEMQQLRRQQQQQQQQQQQQAQQSHFGASGDEDQEQKQQQPHNQQPQQPTQHQLQQHQQQQQQQKEHLKDAEMMTDKPAEEQEQHEHTEDSDMELTDVEETESDGQEVEEGDDDEDDEDDDDDDDDDGTIVEDSDATSCSSCRRAELEEDQQEQQQSPPPPPPLPKANDDDDDDDDVT from the coding sequence ATGGAGATGCAGCAGCTGCGccgccaacaacaacagcagcaacaacagcaacagcagcaggcgCAGCAGTCGCATTTCGGGGCATCAGGGGACGAGGATCAAGAGCAGAAACAGCAACAACCACATAaccaacaaccacaacaaccaACACAGCACCAACTACaacaacaccagcagcagcagcagcagcaaaaagaACATCTCAAGGATGCGGAAATGATGACCGACAAGCCAGCCGAGGAGCAAGAGCAGCACGAACACACGGAAGATTCGGATATGGAGCTAACTGACGTAGAGGAAACAGAGTCGGATGGCCAGGAGGTGGAGGAAGGCGACGACGACGAGGATGACgaggatgatgatgatgatgatgacgatgatggcACCATCGTCGAGGACAGCGATGCCACCAGCTGCAGCAGTTGTCGCCGCGCCGAACTGGAGGAGGATCAGCAGGAGCAACAGCAAtcgccgccgccgcctcctcCTCTCCCAAAAGCcaacgatgatgatgatgatgatgacgatgtCACCTAG
- the LOC119556057 gene encoding dynein light chain 1, cytoplasmic, which yields MSDRKAVIKNADMSEEMQQDAVDCATQALEKYNIEKDIAAYIKKEFDKKYNPTWHCIVGRNFGSYVTHETRHFIYFYLGQVAILLFKSG from the exons ATGTCTGATCGCAAAGCCGTGATTAAAAATGCCGACATGAGCGAGGAGATGCAGCAGGATGCCGTCGATTGTGCGACACAGGCCCTCGAGAAGTACAACATTGAGAAG GACATTGCGGCCTACATCAAGAAGGAGTTCGACAAAAAATACAATCCCACATGGCATTGCATTGTGGGCCGCAACTTTGGATCGTATGTTACCCACGAGACGCGCCACTTCATCTACTTCTATTTGGGCCAGGTGGCCATTTTATTGTTTAAGAGCGGTTAA
- the LOC119556259 gene encoding uncharacterized protein LOC119556259, protein MLPANNKSNTHTTTTTTNTNRCLIKSAIERTVVRLKETATASGTFQDTDTDGPCLEYDIINIYADNSSTTTATATVNPRQQQQQQLSSSRHGGSNNNNNNSECHPALDASSSSVVVVVAPAAGREQELEEAVAVEVEVVVAEESSSIPDLEVEDITDDMDMDVDVEVQGEPPAKPLNRKKHYQPNLSTNRFRGGGGAAQSRLRRSAAIVPARSLPESSSSGNSNSNASSGASNASNSNSNSNPSPCSSLGVNMRVTGQCSQGGRKYMEDQFSVAYQESPITHELEYAFFGIYDGHGGPEAALFAKEHLMLEIVKQKQFWSDKDEDVLTAIREGYIATHFAMWREQEKWPRTANGHLSTAGTTATVAFMRREKIYIGHVGDSGIVLGYQNKGERNWRARPLTTDHKPESLAEKTRIQRAGGNVAIKSGVPRVVWNRPRDPMHRGPIRRRTLVDDIPFLAVARSLGDLWSYNSRFKEFVVSPDPDVKVVKIDPSTFRCLIFGTDGLWNVVTAQEAVDSVRKEHLIGEILNEQDVMNPSKALVDQALKTWAAKKMRADNTSVVTVILTPAANNSAPTTPARSPSAMARDTDLEVELLLEEDDEELPPLDAENNYPDFLIEEDEYVLEQPYSALAKRHLPPEAFCDFDYFGLGEDEPEEDEETVEEEHSEEEEVKSIGILQQSLFSPRKTWRKSAINNSWNGETEPEPDPEPDRLDSSALNMYSHTSIDKCAIYADSIVTPAISPAERAENRELCELEQHLESSYSFAESYNTLLNEQEEQEARSRSAAAAAAAEAEAAAHQTTVHSASVVVDRSMFEIIQEQQHYQQQEGYSLTQLETRRERERLTESWPQQPAELIELDALLQQERAEEEQVALEQQLQRERQMEVEAISSSGQQEFAFPVAAANWSSTLAEEDEEDLESRVIDIAMEQEQELEQEHEQELQDNEVSSTLPATPIQVDPELLVLKKEPKKVQEKLSEVEKPLPKPEKKPAKKQEVKQDQGFVAVLETVAEIHKEDAHTVHYLFEQLQKLQESEISPVASANSSMAEALPGESAGLGGSMSAPRIRQMRRYRNVPNENHQHMQTRRRQMFKHGKPKSFITSSAAAIVAYGDSSGPVGGQGATGSPGNPAEGRVGGGGSASGGSNPAAAANRRRSVNVVASSSGNSGGNVASSSMMMTRRSHSLTASGGVSKRQLRSSLCSLGLGLDMTKRTLRTRNVPVSAGGGGGGGGAATPVGNSSPASVGNSPGVFNSPANPVSTPRGNGTPGAGSLSARRLKRSHDDREQRRSLRRSTLSASAGGSGLVGGGSSANPKPNRLQACNGAISARPPPSPKKLNAAVPTLAIGTRAYTAALAAAADHLNKRWSLRSSSGGGGGGNSNNLITAISCYSARSRAAAAGAAGSGGSAGAAGSPGSAGGAAPGPSLAAPAVATRRR, encoded by the exons ATGTTGCCCGCCAATAATAAAAGTAATACCCACACAACTACAACCACTACCAATACCAACAGATGCCTCATCAAGTCGGCCATTGAAAGAACGGTAGTTCGTTTAAAGGAAACGGCAACAGCTAGCGGTACTTTCCAGGATACCGATACCGATGGACCATGCCTGGAATACGATATTATTAACATTTATGCGGATAATAGCAGTACGACAACGGCAACGGCCACCGTTAATCCGcgacagcaacagcaacagcagttgTCCTCTTCTCGCCACGGCggcagcaacaataacaataataacagTGAGTGCCATCCAGCACTGGATGCCAGCAGTAGtagtgttgttgttgttgttgcaccGGCAGCGGGAAGAGAACAGGAACTGGAAGAGGCAGTGGCAGTGGAGGTGGAAGTGGTGGTGGCAGAAGAGAGTAGCAGCATTCCCGACCTGGAAGTGGAAGATATAACAGATGATATGGacatggatgtggatgtggaagTGCAAGGGGAACCGCCAGCCAAGCCTTTAAACCGAAAGAAACACTACCAGCCGAATCTATCAACAAATCGCTTTCGGggcggcggtggagcggcacaaAGTCGCTTACGCCGGTCAGCTGCCATCGTTCCAGCGCGATCACTTCCAGAGAGCAGTTCCAGCGGCAATTCGAATTCCAATGCCAGTTCCGGTGCTTCCAATGCTTCCAATTCCAATTCCAATTCCAACCCCTCGCCCTGCTCCTCCCTGGGCGTCAATATGCGCGTAACGGGACAATGCAGCCAGGGCGGCCGGAAGTACATGGAAGACCAATTCTCGGTGGCCTACCAAGAATCACCCATCACCCACGAACTGGAATATGCATTTTTTGGCATATACGATGGACACGGCGGCCCCGAGGCGGCGCTCTTTGCCAAGGAACACCTAATGCTCGAGATTGTCAAGCAGAAACAGTTCTGGTCGGATAAGGATGAGGATGTCCTGACGGCCATACGCGAAGGATACATTGCCACACATTTCGCCATGTGGCGGGAACAAG AGAAATGGCCCCGCACCGCCAATGGTCACCTGAGCACCGCGGGCACCACCGCCACCGTGGCCTTTATGCGTCGCGAGAAGATCTACATTGGTCATGTGGGCGACTCCGGGATCGTTTTGGGCTACCAGAACAAGGGAGAACGAAACTGGCGGGCTCGACCGCTGACCACGGACCACAAACCGGAATCGCTGGCCGAGAAGACGCGAATCCAGCGAGCCGGTGGCAATGTGGCAATCAAATCGGGAGTTCCGCGCGTGGTGTGGAATCGACCCAGGGATCCAATGCATCGCGGTCCCATTCGTCGCCGAACTCTGGTGGATGATATACCCTTTCTGGCAGTTGCCCGTTCATTGGGCGACCTCTGGAGCTACAATTCCCGCTTCAAGGAGTTTGTTGTGAGTCCCGATCCGGATGTCAAGGTGGTCAAAATCGATCCCAGTACCTTTAG ATGCCTTATCTTCGGCACCGATGGCCTGTGGAATGTGGTGACCGCCCAGGAGGCAGTGGACAGTGTGCGCAAGGAGCATCTAATCGGCGAGATACTCAACGAACAGGACGTGATGAATCCCAGCAAGGCGCTGGTGGATCAAGCCCTCAAAACCTGGGCCGCCAAAAAGATGCGGGCGGACAATACGTCCGTTGTGACTGTGATACTAACACCAGCGGCCAACAATAGTGCACCCACAACCCCAGCGCGTTCCCCATCCGCGATGGCACGCGATACCGACCTTGAGGTGGAGCTCCTGCTGGAGGAGGACGATGAGGAGCTGCCGCCGCTGGATGCGGAGAACAATTACCCCGACTTTCTCATCGAGGAGGATGAGTATGTGCTGGAACAGCCGTACAGTGCCTTGGCCAAGCGTCATTTGCCTCCCGAAGCCTTTTGTGATTTCGATTACTTTGGCTTGGGCGAGGATGAGCCGGAGGAAGATGAGGAAACGGTGGAGGAGGAGCATtcagaggaggaggaggtcaAATCCATTGGTATTCTGCAGCAGAGTCTGTTTAGCCCCAGGAAAACGTGGCGCAAGTCAGCCATTAACAACTCGTGGAATGGTGAAACTGAGCCAGAACCCGATCCCGAACCAGATCGATTGGATAGCTCAGCATTGAACATGTATTCCCACACCAGCATAGACAAGTGCGCCATTTATGCCGATAGCATAGTCACACCAGCAATAAGTCCAGCGGAAAGGGCCGAAAATAGAGAGCTATGTGAATTGGAGCAGCATTTGGAGAGTAGCTATAGTTTCGCCGAATCGTATAATACCCTTTTGAACGAGCAAGAAGAACAGGAGGCGCGATCTCGCTCCGCAGCGGCTGCCGCAGCCGCAGAGGCTGAAGCGGCAGCACACCAAACCACTGTGCATTCCGCATCCGTTGTGGTGGACCGCAGCATGTTTGAGATTATCCAGGAACAGCAACACTATCAGCAGCAGGAGGGCTATTCGTTGACCCAGCTGGAGACCAGGCGCGAGAGGGAGCGTCTAACCGAATCGTGGCCACAACAGCCGGCCGAGCTCATCGAACTGGATGCCCTGCTGCAGCAGGAGCGTGCcgaggaggagcaggtggcgctggagcagcagctgcagcgcGAGCGGCAAATGGAGGTGGAGGCCATCAGTAGTTCGGGACAGCAGGAGTTTGCCTTCCCAGTGGCCGCCGCCAATTGGAGTTCAACGTTAGCCGAAGAAGACGAAGAGGACCTAGAGTCTAGGGTAATAGACATAGCGATGGAACAGGAGCAGGAACTGGAGCAGGAACATGAACAGGAGCTGCAGGACAACGAAGTGAGCTCTACGCTGCCCGCCACACCCATTCAGGTGGATCCCGAGCTGCTTGTGCTCAAAAAGGAGCCGAAAAAGGTTCAGGAGAAGCTGTCCGAGGTGGAGAAACCTTTGCCCAAGCCGGAGAAAAAGCCGGCGAAGAAGCAGGAGGTCAAACAAGATCAAGGATTCGTTGCTGTGCTGGAAACGGTGGCCGAAATCCACAAAGAGGATGCCCATACTGTGCACTATCTATTCGAGCAGTTGCAAAAGCTTCAGGAATCCGAAATCTCACCAGTGGCCTCCGCCAATTCCTCGATGGCTGAAGCTTTGCCGGGTGAATCGGCGGGACTGGGTGGATCCATGTCGGCCCCGCGAATCCGCCAAATGCGACGCTACCGCAACGTGCCCAACGAGAATCACCAGCACATGCAGACGCGTCGTCGCCAGATGTTCAAGCACGGCAAGCCCAAGTCCTTCATTACCTCCAGTGCAGCGGCCATTGTGGCCTATGGCGATAGCAGTGGACCAGTTGGTGGTCAAGGAGCAACCGGATCGCCGGGTAATCCGGCAGAGGGACGAGTGGGTGGTGGAGGATCGGCCAGTGGCGGCAGTAATCCAGCGGCGGCTGCAAATCGCCGGCGCAGCGTCAATGTGGTGGCCAGTTCGAGTGGCAATAGCGGTGGCAATGTGGCCAGCAGCTCCATGATGATGACCCGTCGCAGTCACAGCTTGACGGCCAGCGGTGGCGTGAGCAAAAGGCAGCTGCGTAGCAGCCTTTGCAGCTTGGGACTGGGTCTGGACATGACCAAGCGAACGCTGCGTACGAGAAATGTTCCCGTTTCGGCgggcggaggaggaggtggaggaggTGCAGCCACACCCGTTGGCAACTCATCGCCGGCGAGTGTAGGCAACAGTCCGGGCGTATTCAACAGCCCCGCCAATCCGGTCAGCACGCCCAGGGGAAATGGTACTCCTGGTGCGGGATCCCTGAGCGCCAGGCGACTGAAACGCAGCCACGATGATCGCGAGCAAAGGCGCAGCCTGCGGCGAAGCACCCTGAGTGCCAGTGCCGGCGGCAGTGGCCTGGTGGGCGGCGGATCCTCCGCGAATCCGAAGCCCAATCGGCTGCAGGCCTGCAATGGAGCCATATCCGCGCGTCCGCCACCCTCGCCGAAGAAACTGAATGCAGCGGTGCCCACGCTGGCGATTGGAACGCGTGCCTACACGGCAGCcttggcggcggcggcggatCACCTCAACAAGCGTTGGTCATTGAggagcagcagcggcggcggcggcggcggcaacTCCAACAACCTGATAACAGCCATTAGTTGCTATAGCGCCAGGAGCAGGGCGGCGGCAGCGGGAGCAGCAGGATCCGGAGGATCGGCTGGAGCAGCAGGATCGCCGGGATCTGCGGGCGGAGCAGCACCAGGACCATCTCTGGCCGCACCCGCTGTGGCCACGCGAAGGCGCTAG